In one window of Streptomyces sp. NBC_00193 DNA:
- a CDS encoding methyltransferase domain-containing protein: MSDAVLEELPGDRVRVRVAGREFVIDAACTHRLGRLVHGQVNPRTLRITCPLHGTGFDLATGCPVSGAAAEPLTVHHAGVLGQLYAPQDVWLPASERLLEWDDGFHDLMLGDRLRMAAYKTAVTEAVRPGATVLDLGTGTGILAQWALEAGAARVYGIDLNENILRTATRRLTEAGFGDRFHPLRGFSFDIELPERVDLIISEIMGNLADNENCVAILDDARSRFLRPGGAMLPVAVESYLVPVTAEAAHGAVRDGSPQDAGSPAEFAELLKGRGARDAFDLYYDAIIPVAGQLSAPRLLRRYAFEGTHGAQETSYEVPLVYTVQRAGLFTGFKGYFVATLSDTVALDISGDEVAPEDPQARTTSDSWKHAYLPVRDAVPVRPGDRIALTFSRRHPADTGSGSFGQVYGWEGSVVSGDVTVARFSHSTRPEQEG; the protein is encoded by the coding sequence ATGAGCGACGCCGTACTGGAAGAGCTGCCGGGCGACCGGGTGCGGGTCCGCGTCGCGGGCCGGGAGTTCGTGATCGACGCCGCCTGTACGCACCGGCTCGGCCGGCTCGTGCACGGGCAGGTCAATCCGCGCACCCTGCGCATCACCTGCCCGCTGCACGGCACCGGCTTCGACCTCGCGACCGGCTGCCCGGTGTCCGGCGCGGCGGCGGAGCCGCTGACGGTGCACCATGCGGGCGTCCTCGGGCAGCTGTACGCGCCGCAGGACGTCTGGCTGCCGGCCTCCGAGCGGCTCCTCGAATGGGACGACGGCTTCCACGACCTCATGCTGGGCGACCGGCTGCGCATGGCCGCGTACAAGACGGCCGTCACCGAGGCCGTGCGGCCCGGCGCCACCGTCCTCGACCTGGGCACCGGTACCGGCATCCTGGCCCAGTGGGCGCTGGAGGCCGGAGCGGCCCGGGTCTACGGCATCGACCTCAACGAGAACATCCTGCGGACCGCGACGCGGCGGCTCACCGAGGCCGGGTTCGGGGACCGCTTCCATCCGCTGCGCGGGTTCTCCTTCGACATCGAGCTGCCCGAGCGGGTGGACCTGATCATCTCCGAGATCATGGGAAACCTCGCCGACAACGAGAACTGCGTCGCGATCCTCGACGACGCCCGCAGCCGTTTCCTGCGGCCGGGCGGCGCGATGCTCCCGGTGGCCGTGGAGAGCTATCTCGTACCGGTCACCGCGGAGGCGGCGCACGGCGCGGTGCGCGACGGCTCGCCGCAGGACGCCGGGAGCCCGGCGGAGTTCGCGGAGCTGCTGAAGGGGCGCGGGGCGCGGGACGCCTTCGACCTCTACTACGACGCGATCATCCCGGTCGCCGGCCAGCTCTCGGCGCCGCGGCTCCTGCGCCGGTACGCCTTCGAGGGGACGCACGGCGCGCAGGAGACCTCGTACGAGGTTCCGCTCGTGTACACCGTCCAGCGGGCGGGGCTGTTCACCGGCTTCAAGGGCTACTTCGTGGCCACCCTCTCGGACACCGTGGCCCTGGACATCTCCGGTGACGAGGTCGCGCCGGAGGATCCGCAGGCCCGTACGACCTCGGACAGCTGGAAGCACGCCTACCTGCCGGTCCGGGACGCCGTCCCGGTGCGGCCGGGCGACCGGATCGCGCTCACCTTCTCCAGGCGGCACCCGGCGGACACCGGATCCGGATCCTTCGGACAGGTCTACGGCTGGGAGGGCTCGGTCGTCTCCGGGGACGTCACCGTGGCCCGCTTCTCGCACAGCACCCGGCCCGAACAGGAAGGCTGA
- a CDS encoding DsbA family protein, with protein MTTTTATATTGTTSSGVADPRLPATPDTISVYTDLNCSFAHVAVHRLHETRRKLGLEGRIWFDFRAFPLELFNREVNARPGVDSEISVLGALEPEAGWRLWQGPDWTYPVTTLPALEAVHAAKSQSLEASERLDRALRHAFWAEGRCISMRHVILEVAAATGAVEVDELANALDTGSARAAVTAQYESAREGRVNCSPHVFLHDGTDMANPGIEAHWVNGDFGQGFPVIDRDRPEVYEELLAHAARLL; from the coding sequence GTGACCACGACGACCGCGACGGCCACCACCGGAACGACGAGCAGCGGGGTCGCGGACCCGCGGCTGCCCGCGACCCCCGACACGATCAGCGTCTACACCGATCTGAACTGCTCCTTCGCCCACGTGGCCGTCCACCGGCTGCACGAGACCCGGCGCAAGCTGGGTCTGGAGGGCCGGATCTGGTTCGACTTCCGGGCCTTCCCCCTGGAGTTGTTCAACCGGGAGGTCAACGCCCGGCCCGGCGTCGACTCCGAGATCTCGGTGCTCGGCGCGCTCGAACCGGAGGCGGGCTGGCGGTTGTGGCAGGGGCCCGACTGGACCTACCCGGTCACCACCCTGCCCGCGCTCGAAGCGGTGCACGCGGCCAAGTCCCAGTCCCTGGAGGCCAGTGAGCGGCTCGACCGCGCGCTGCGCCACGCCTTCTGGGCGGAGGGCCGCTGCATCTCGATGCGCCACGTCATCCTGGAGGTGGCCGCCGCGACGGGCGCCGTCGAGGTGGACGAGCTCGCGAACGCCCTGGACACGGGCTCGGCGCGGGCGGCCGTGACGGCCCAGTACGAGTCGGCGCGCGAGGGACGGGTCAACTGCAGCCCCCACGTGTTCCTCCACGACGGCACCGACATGGCCAACCCCGGCATCGAGGCGCACTGGGTGAACGGCGATTTCGGACAGGGCTTCCCCGTGATCGACCGGGACCGCCCGGAGGTCTACGAGGAACTCCTCGCGCATGCCGCCCGGCTGCTCTGA